The following proteins are encoded in a genomic region of Tenacibaculum sp. 190524A05c:
- a CDS encoding YdeI/OmpD-associated family protein produces MRLTTKPTLYFERDVEWYDWLISNHDKYDGVYLIFYKKEMTIPSMTWEEAVKVALCFGWIDSTVKSLGNGKRQQYFCPRRPKSVWSKLNKSYIDELSAKNLMQESGLKSIQIAKENGSWTDLDNVENLIIPEDLKLVFDQNPEAFENYNNFAPSYRKNYLYWLHSAKRESTRLKRIEEIIQLCRNNKKQRP; encoded by the coding sequence ATGCGCTTAACAACTAAACCTACTTTATATTTTGAACGAGATGTTGAATGGTATGATTGGTTGATTTCCAATCACGATAAGTATGACGGGGTTTATTTAATTTTTTATAAAAAAGAAATGACCATTCCTTCAATGACTTGGGAAGAAGCTGTAAAAGTTGCATTATGTTTTGGTTGGATTGACTCAACAGTTAAAAGCTTAGGAAACGGAAAAAGACAACAATATTTTTGTCCAAGGAGACCGAAAAGTGTGTGGAGTAAACTAAACAAATCCTACATTGATGAATTATCAGCAAAAAACTTAATGCAAGAAAGTGGATTAAAATCAATTCAAATAGCTAAAGAAAATGGTTCTTGGACAGATTTAGATAATGTTGAAAATCTAATTATTCCAGAGGATTTAAAACTTGTATTTGACCAAAATCCTGAAGCTTTTGAAAATTACAATAACTTTGCTCCTTCCTACAGAAAAAATTACTTGTATTGGCTCCATAGTGCTAAAAGAGAATCTACCAGACTAAAAAGAATTGAAGAAATTATTCAGCTTTGTAGGAATAACAAAAAGCAAAGACCTTAG
- a CDS encoding M23 family metallopeptidase: MQTAVYAHNTLGCPTHLKILNTTTKEVYTSDIKAYEKKLVLTLTEMDTISILKNYKFSIKYGTSYFIKKYDTLYNYALPFLKGKRYKIIQGNNTNFTHKGLSRYAIDFRMNVGQTICAMRDGVVVGLKKDSNKGGRSKKFKNDGNYILLYHEDGLYTQYVHLKKDGVLVKKGDSVKKNQPIGYSGNTGYSTEPHLHFGVFKITKKGFASIPYILDSIPSRKYVKGKYALNN, translated from the coding sequence GTGCAAACTGCAGTATATGCTCATAATACTTTAGGATGCCCTACTCATTTAAAAATATTAAACACAACAACAAAAGAGGTTTACACCTCAGATATTAAAGCTTACGAAAAGAAACTTGTTTTAACTCTTACTGAAATGGATACGATATCCATTTTAAAGAATTATAAATTCAGTATAAAATATGGAACATCATATTTTATAAAAAAATACGACACCTTGTATAACTACGCCTTGCCTTTTTTAAAAGGGAAACGTTATAAAATTATTCAAGGAAATAACACAAATTTTACACATAAAGGCTTATCTCGATATGCAATTGATTTTAGAATGAATGTTGGCCAAACTATTTGTGCTATGAGAGATGGCGTTGTTGTAGGATTAAAAAAGGATTCGAATAAAGGAGGCAGAAGCAAAAAGTTTAAAAACGACGGAAATTACATACTTCTTTATCATGAAGATGGTCTTTATACTCAATATGTCCATTTAAAAAAAGATGGAGTTCTGGTTAAAAAAGGAGATTCAGTAAAAAAAAATCAACCTATTGGATATTCAGGAAATACTGGATATAGTACTGAACCTCACTTACATTTTGGTGTATTTAAAATTACCAAAAAAGGTTTTGCCTCTATTCCATATATATTAGATTCAATTCCTTCAAGAAAATATGTAAAAGGAAAATATGCGCTTAACAACTAA